The Branchiostoma floridae strain S238N-H82 chromosome 1, Bfl_VNyyK, whole genome shotgun sequence sequence ttatgtggatctcaccaatgacggcgttgatgtggtcaacgttattgttttatgtgttattttattgatattttgatgcaacagtcgattttagcccagtcaatataagtctttatcttcaaaagacaatgaaaggtatttgctttgtccatggaaatgaatggacaggacagtttgtgtcatgtgcacaaacaagaaaggatggatgatagaatacttttaaaatacagctactgcctatatcacttttttcggcgcaccttcctatgtgacggtctccatgctttctcccaaaaagcgtaagcaggccttcttcatctcccgtaaatcgtagagacacggtttcattttacacagtttgtagcaggccataacgtacacatacattccattccatagtaaaaaccacaaaccctttgtcttcgcattatattctacaacttctcaatgcatttcacagataacattgaccacctactgccaagattccaagtaacttgccttttagattcttaatgacatacaaaagtctcCAATAATGTCGGCCTGACGTAGAAAACGCTCATCCTGACATGCACCTCacagtttcatatttaaaaccaacaacatcctcTCAACACCTCGCCTTCTCACTTCCACTTACAAGTGACGCTCTGTGGACGACACAGAACTaaagctagccaatgacacgtctacatataaaccctccaccaccgcaccatcacccatttcacgaaggttgagttctgcgaacgcttgtgtTGAGTTTGTGATGGAAGGGGATGGTTGTAGACCTATCCTATCACATCCTTTAGGGATCTTTAGGTAACATCTACAAGATCTTACATGTTGCCCAAAAAATATACGCTACCACAAGCAATACCAGATTTTCACGTATTCTTTGAATTGTTCCAGAATGTTCAGTGGTAACCGCACAGCCTCCAATGTCCCAGCCAAGGTCTAGCAAGTCGTCGGCCGACGTTCTTGCTGAGCTGAGAGAAGGCGGCCTGTTGCCCCTCAATATCCGGGGCGAGTCCGTCGCTTTCGAATTCCAGGTGCTGCCCCCTCGCCGCCCAGTTATAATTAGGCTGCAGAAGCTGGAGGAAACTATCCAGGAGAGGCGCGAACGGGTCAAGAAGGAGCCCGCCGGATCACGCACTCAACTTAGACATCAACTCACCGACGCCACCAACAGACGTGACGTGAGTTCatattttatatcatatcatatcatttctaGTCAACGAGTTGATCATCATATTTTTTATCgtatttttttatcatatacGGAAATTTGACAAATTCTTATCGATAAAGACGCTATGAGCTAAATCGCTTTGTTTGTATCTGTCTGAACAGGAGATGTTAGTTTTACAGAATAGATCACGAAAACATGCAGAGAGCTCTAAGAGAGCGAAGGTCAAGGCAAGAGCAGCCAAGAAGGAGCGCAAGAGCACTGCCTTTGTCATCTCCTCTGTCAGCGACACGGAAGCCATCGTTCCCCGGGACTCGGAGAAGGCGCAGTCTTTAGAGAAACGTTTTAGCAAGAGGAGAGAACGCGTCGCGAAAAGGACCACCGCGGAAGACCTAAAGAAACAGCGGGGTGAGTTTCTCAGTGTACTCGCTACTGTTGCATATCGACAAGAAGGGCAGAATTCTGTGTTATATTGCAACAGGGATAAACAAAGAGcaaataatgttttctgacGGTCTCTGGCTTGTAATGTGTGTTCCTGAAGATTTTGATAGAGACAAATTAAAGATGAACTGTTGGGTAATTCTTGACTTTTGTCATCCGCCTGAGCAGGAGAATAGTTTTTGAAATCTACATGCAAGATATTGTAAAGTATATGTTTTTTACACATACGTACGTTATTTGTACGTAATCTGTTGTTCAGTTCGACCTTAACGTTAATGTAGAACAGGCTTAAGTTAACGCCGACCGGTTGTCTTGTCGCCAAATAggttgttgaaataaaaacaaaaagtgttatacatgaatgtaaaaAATACATTCTTTCAACAGTGTTTTAGTTTGCCCCTTGAATGTTTTGAAGCACTACTAGTGCTAGTAGtttgaatgttttaaaagtgGTTTACCAAAAGTTAATCTTATTTTCCAGGGTGGGAGAG is a genomic window containing:
- the LOC118430134 gene encoding uncharacterized protein LOC118430134 encodes the protein MSQPRSSKSSADVLAELREGGLLPLNIRGESVAFEFQVLPPRRPVIIRLQKLEETIQERRERVKKEPAGSRTQLRHQLTDATNRRDEMLVLQNRSRKHAESSKRAKVKARAAKKERKSTAFVISSVSDTEAIVPRDSEKAQSLEKRFSKRRERVAKRTTAEDLKKQRGWERPNQDEQLETNWPRLCSGFC